The Magnolia sinica isolate HGM2019 chromosome 10, MsV1, whole genome shotgun sequence genome includes a window with the following:
- the LOC131216930 gene encoding ATPase 9, plasma membrane-type has translation MANNRASISLEEIRNETIDLERIPVEEVFEQLKCTKEGLTTEEGEQRIQIFGPNKLEEKKDSKLLKFLGFMWNPLSWVMELAALMAIALANGGGKPPDWPDFLGIVVLLIINSTISFIEENNAGNAAAALMAGLAPKTKVLRSGKWTEQDASILVPGDIISIKLGDIVPADARLLEGDPLKIDQAALTGESLPVTKYAGDEVFSGSTCKQGEIEAIVIATGVHTFFGKAAHLVDSTNQVGHFQKVLTAIGNFCICSIAAGMVIEIIVMYPIQRRKYRDGIDNLLVLLIGGIPIAMPTVLSVTMAIGSHRLSEQGAITKRMTAIEELAGMDVLCSDKTGTLTLNKLTVDKSLIEVFVKDMDKDTVVLLAARASRVENQDAIDTSIVGMLADPKEARAGIEEVHFLPFNPVEKRTAITYIEPNGTWHRCSKGAPEQVIELCDLKGDAMNKVHAIIDKFADRGLRSLAVCRQTVPEANKESPGGPWQFVGLLPLFDPPRHDSAETIRRALNLGVNVKMITGDQLAIGKETGRRLGMGTNMYPSSSLLGQCKDESIASIPVDELIEKADGFAGVFPEHKYEIVKKLQERNHICGMTGDGVNDAPALKKADIGIAVDDATDAARSASDIVLTEPGLSVIISAVLTSRAIFQRMKNYTIYAVSITIRIVLGFMLIALIWKFDFSPFMVLVIAILNDGTIMTISKDRVKPSPLPDSWKLKEIFATGVVLGTYLALMTVVFFWVAQATDFFSERFRVRSIRSNNEELTAAVYLQVSIVSQALIFVTRSRSWSFIERPGLLLVGAFVAAQLLATFIAVYANWGFARIQGIGWGWAGVIWLYSIIFYFPLDILKFLTRYGLSGKAWDNLIENRTAFTSKKDYGREEREAQWAHAQRTLHGLQPADTSNLFNEKNSYRELSELAEQAKRRAEVARLRELHTLKGHVESVVKLKGLDIETIQQHYTV, from the exons ATGGCGAATAACAGAGCCAGCATCAGTCTCGAAGAAATCAGGAACGAGACCATTGATCTC GAGCGGATACCTGTGGAGGAAGTGTTTGAGCAGCTGAAATGTACAAAGGAGGGGTTGACAACAGAAGAAGGAGAGCAAAGGATCCAGATCTTTGGCCCAAACAAGCTAGAAGAGAAAAAg GATAGCAAGCTTCTCAAATTCTTGGGTTTCATGTGGAATCCTCTGTCATGGGTTATGGAGCTCGCTGCTTTGATGGCCATTGCATTGGCGAATGGAGGG GGCAAACCTCCAGACTGGCCAGATTTCTTGGGTATTGTTGTGTTGCTGATCATCAACTCGACGATCAGCTTCATTGAAGAGAACAATGCGGGCAATGCAGCGGCTGCTTTGATGGCAGGCCTCGCTCCCAAGACCAAG GTTCTTCGAAGTGGGAAATGGACGGAACAAGATGCATCAATCCTTGTACCAGGGGACATTATAAGCATCAAGTTGGGTGACATTGTTCCGGCAGACGCTCGGCTCCTTGAGGGTGATCCACTCAAGATTGATCAAGCAGCCCTCACAGGTGAGTCCCTCCCAGTCACCAAGTATGCCGGAGATGAGGTCTTCTCTGGGTCTACATGCAAGCAAGGTGAGATCGAGGCCATTGTCATTGCCACTGGTGTCCACACATTCTTCGGGAAGGCGGCCCACCTTGTGGACAGCACCAACCAAGTGGGACATTtccaaaag GTCCTTACCGCCATTGGTAACTTCTGTATTTGTTCTATCGCCGCGGGCATGGTCATAGAGATTATAGTGATGTATCCAATCCAACGCCGTAAATACAGAGATGGGATTGACAATCTGTTGGTGTTGCTCATTGGTGGTATCCCCATTGCAATGCCCACGGTGTTGTCAGTGACTATGGCCATTGGTTCGCACCGTCTGTCCGAGCAAGGCGCCATCACGAAGAGGATGACGGCCATCGAAGAGCTGGCTGGGATGGATGTGCTGTGCAGCGACAAGACAGGGACCCTCACACTTAACAAGCTTACTGTTGACAAAAGCCTGATCGAG GTGTTTGTGAAGGATATGGACAAGGACACCGTTGTGTTGCTTGCAGCAAGGGCTTCAAGGGTCGAAAACCAGGATGCAATTGATACGTCCATCGTCGGAATGTTGGCTGACCCCAAGGAG GCACGAGCAGGGATCGAAGAGGTGCATTTCCTTCCCTTCAATCCTGTGGAGAAGCGGACGGCTATAACTTACATTGAGCCCAACGGCACGTGGCACAGGTGCAGCAAGGGCGCACCCGAGCAG GTCATTGAGCTCTGCGACCTCAAGGGAGATGCCATGAACAAAGTCCATGCCATCATTGACAAGTTTGCCGATCGCGGCCTTCGCTCACTGGCCGTGTGcagacag ACGGTGCCAGAGGCTAACAAGGAGAGCCCTGGGGGGCCATGGCAATTCGTGGGCCTGTTGCCGCTGTTTGACCCGCCGAGGCATGATAGCGCAGAGACCATCCGCAGGGCACTCAACCTTGGAGTCAATGTGAAGATGATCACAGGCGATCAGCTTGCGATTGGCAAGGAGACGGGCCGCAGGTTGGGCATGGGCACCAACATGTACCCCTCCTCCTCCCTCCTTGGCCAGTGCAAGGACGAGTCCATTGCCTCTATCCCTGTCGACGAGCTCATCGAGAAAGCTGATGGCTTCGCCGGAGTTTTCCCAG AGCATAAGTATGAGATAGTGAAGAAGCTGCAGGAAAGGAACCACATCTGTGGCATGACAGGAGATGGAGTGAATGATGCACCAGCGCTGAAGAAGGCAGACATCGGAATTGCAGTGGACGATGCAACAGATGCAGCCCGGAGTGCCTCCGACATTGTCCTGACGGAGCCTGGCCTGAGTGTCATCATCAGCGCAGTGTTGACCAGCCGGGCCATCTTCCAAAGGATGAAGAACTACACAATCTACGCAGTGTCCATCACAATCAGGATTGTGCTCGGCTTCATGCTCATTGCGCTCATCTGGAAGTTTGATTTCTCTCCCTTCATGGTCCTCGTCATTGCCATACTCAACGACGGCACCATCATGACCATCTCCAAGGACAGAGTAAAGCCGTCGCCATTGCCAGATTCATGGAAGCTCAAGGAGATCTTCGCCACTGGCGTCGTCCTCGGCACCTATCTCGCTCTCATGACCGTTGTCTTCTTCTGGGTGGCACAGGCCACCGATTTCTTCTCC GAACGGTTCAGAGTGCGGTCCATCAGGAGCAACAACGAAGAGCTTACAGCAGCTGTCTATCTCCAAGTGAGCATTGTGAGCCAGGCACTCATCTTTGTCACCCGGTCCCGGAGCTGGTCATTCATCGAACGACCTGGACTCTTGCTCGTCGGTGCTTTCGTCGCAGCCCAGCTG TTGGCCACATTCATCGCTGTGTATGCAAACTGGGGCTTTGCTAGGATCCAAGGCATCGGATGGGGGTGGGCTGGTGTCATCTGGCTGTACAGCATCATCTTCTACTTTCCCCTCGACATCCTGAAATTCCTGACCCGCTATGGCTTAAGTGGCAAAGCATGGGATAATTTGATTGAGAACAGG ACGGCCTTCACAAGTAAGAAGGATTACGGCAGGGAAGAGAGGGAGGCCCAGTGGGCCCATGCCCAACGCACCCTTCATGGCCTCCAGCCCGCCGACACAAGCAATCTCTTCAACGAGAAGAACAGCTACAGGGAGCTATCTGAGCTTGCTGAGCAAGCAAAGAGGCGTGCAGAGGTCGCAAG GCTAAGGGAGCTTCACACGCTCAAAGGGCACGTGGAATCAGTGGTGAAGCTGAAAGGACTGGATATCGAGACCATCCAACAGCACTACACAGTGTAA